Proteins encoded by one window of Collimonas fungivorans:
- a CDS encoding DoxX family protein has protein sequence MSNALKTPSFTPALGRLLMSLIFILSGVGKLAAPAATIGYIASTGLPLATLGYAAAVIVELGGGLLLLAGYQTRLVAAVLAVFAVVTALIFHHALGDQNQMIHFMKNLAMAGGLLQVAAFGAGAFSLDGRSRKLGQQAA, from the coding sequence ATGAGCAATGCACTGAAAACACCTTCCTTCACACCGGCCCTCGGCCGTCTGCTGATGTCCCTCATCTTCATCCTGAGCGGCGTCGGCAAGCTGGCGGCGCCCGCCGCCACCATCGGCTACATCGCGTCGACCGGCCTGCCGCTGGCGACGCTCGGTTACGCGGCGGCCGTCATCGTCGAACTGGGCGGCGGCCTGCTGCTGCTGGCCGGCTACCAGACCCGCCTGGTGGCCGCGGTGCTGGCCGTGTTTGCGGTTGTCACGGCCCTGATCTTCCATCACGCCCTCGGCGACCAGAACCAGATGATCCATTTCATGAAGAATCTCGCCATGGCTGGCGGCTTGCTGCAAGTGGCGGCCTTCGGCGCTGGCGCTTTCAGCCTTGATGGCCGCTCGCGCAAGCTCGGCCAGCAAGCTGCCTGA
- a CDS encoding nuclear transport factor 2 family protein — MSFSVNELLRRNLLAIFGERNAAARMTELETIWLPEGTFVDPDGRYVGLNAINRRIEELQAKFPAFDFVERGPVEAMHGVGRLAWGYGPEDNRNAVTGVDIAVTRDGRLLELYAFIDRQSAINMQA, encoded by the coding sequence ATGTCTTTTTCGGTGAATGAACTATTGCGACGAAACCTGCTCGCCATCTTCGGCGAGCGGAACGCTGCGGCGCGCATGACGGAACTGGAAACCATCTGGCTGCCTGAGGGTACCTTCGTCGACCCCGACGGCCGCTATGTCGGCCTGAACGCCATCAATCGCAGGATTGAGGAGTTGCAGGCAAAATTCCCTGCTTTCGATTTTGTCGAGCGCGGCCCCGTCGAGGCCATGCATGGGGTCGGGCGCCTCGCATGGGGTTATGGGCCTGAAGACAATCGGAACGCTGTGACAGGCGTGGACATAGCGGTCACACGCGACGGCAGGCTTCTCGAGCTATATGCATTTATAGATAGGCAATCTGCGATCAACATGCAGGCGTAA
- a CDS encoding arabinose transporter, which yields MSSISIKTTDLGDAAPAHLPRPALAVIAALFCGYLAVGMPLPVIPLFVHDKLGFSSLVVGLVIGIQFLATVLTRGYAGRVTDQLGGKKAALQGAAFSALGGLLYLVAALPSFSPATSLAIIIAGRLAAGLGESQFVTGYVSWSIASVGPQRAGMSMSWTGIAMFAALAVGAPIGMSLYQSFGVQAVMIACIVAPLFAALIASRATSYASPVGDRLPFYRVIRQIWREGMGLMLQGIGLSGLTAFASLYFSARGWGHAGLVMTAFGIGFIFVRLVLGQLPDRIGGYRVALWSLGVEAIGQVMLWGAQNELMALGGALVTGLGCALVFPALGVEALKRVLPANRGSAMGAFVAFLDIAYGLAGPSAGLVASRFGYASVYLFGAAGAITGAALILVNRRTTA from the coding sequence ATGTCATCAATTTCCATAAAAACGACAGATCTGGGCGATGCCGCGCCGGCCCATCTGCCTCGTCCGGCACTTGCCGTCATCGCGGCATTATTTTGCGGCTATCTTGCCGTGGGCATGCCGCTTCCAGTTATTCCTCTCTTTGTCCATGACAAACTCGGCTTTAGCAGCCTGGTTGTCGGATTGGTGATCGGTATCCAGTTCCTGGCCACCGTACTGACTCGTGGTTACGCGGGCCGTGTGACCGACCAGTTGGGCGGCAAGAAGGCTGCCTTGCAGGGAGCGGCCTTTTCCGCGCTGGGCGGTCTGCTTTATTTGGTTGCAGCCTTGCCTAGCTTCTCGCCAGCGACAAGTCTTGCCATCATCATTGCGGGACGCCTTGCGGCAGGTCTCGGCGAAAGCCAGTTTGTCACCGGCTATGTATCGTGGTCGATCGCCTCGGTCGGTCCACAGCGTGCAGGCATGTCGATGTCTTGGACCGGCATCGCCATGTTCGCTGCACTGGCGGTCGGCGCGCCCATCGGCATGTCGCTTTACCAGAGTTTTGGCGTTCAGGCAGTCATGATCGCCTGTATTGTCGCGCCGTTGTTCGCAGCACTAATCGCTTCACGTGCGACCTCTTATGCCTCGCCGGTCGGTGATCGCCTGCCTTTCTACCGCGTTATCAGACAGATCTGGAGGGAAGGTATGGGTTTGATGTTGCAAGGTATCGGACTGTCTGGCCTCACTGCGTTTGCTTCGCTCTATTTCTCTGCCCGAGGCTGGGGTCATGCCGGCTTGGTCATGACAGCTTTCGGTATTGGTTTTATCTTTGTCAGGCTGGTTCTTGGGCAACTGCCAGATCGGATCGGGGGCTATCGTGTCGCCTTATGGTCTCTTGGCGTAGAAGCCATTGGCCAAGTCATGCTTTGGGGAGCGCAGAATGAGCTGATGGCGCTAGGCGGCGCCTTGGTGACCGGCTTGGGTTGTGCACTAGTGTTTCCCGCCCTCGGCGTCGAGGCGCTAAAGCGCGTGCTGCCGGCCAATCGTGGCAGTGCCATGGGCGCCTTTGTCGCATTCCTCGACATTGCCTACGGTCTTGCCGGTCCCTCCGCCGGCCTCGTCGCGAGTCGCTTCGGCTACGCCTCTGTCTACTTGTTCGGCGCAGCGGGCGCCATTACTGGAGCCGCACTGATTCTGGTCAACCGCCGCACCACGGCCTAA
- a CDS encoding SDR family NAD(P)-dependent oxidoreductase yields the protein MARIFISGSSTGLGLMAAELLATQGHKLVLHARNPARANDVRQAFPGAEAIVAGDLETMAGAKEVAASVNALGHFDAIIHNAAVGYRESHRLTKDGLPHVFAINTLSAYILTALIDKPQRLVYLSSGMHHDADANLDDILWRKRRWSGSMAYAESKLHDAMLAFAIARRWPDVLSNSLEPGWVPTKMGGAGAPDDMDQAHRTQAWLAAGDDSKALVTGRYFYHMRPLAPNPQAKDVTLQERLIGLCEELSGVSLPA from the coding sequence ATGGCACGCATATTCATTTCCGGTTCGTCGACAGGTTTAGGCCTCATGGCTGCAGAGTTACTGGCCACACAAGGCCACAAGCTGGTCCTGCATGCTCGTAATCCGGCTCGCGCGAATGACGTTCGGCAGGCATTTCCCGGGGCTGAAGCCATAGTCGCAGGCGACCTCGAAACCATGGCGGGCGCTAAAGAGGTCGCCGCAAGCGTCAATGCTCTCGGCCACTTCGATGCAATAATCCACAATGCCGCAGTTGGCTATCGAGAAAGCCATCGACTCACCAAAGATGGTCTGCCGCATGTCTTCGCGATCAATACACTGTCCGCGTACATCTTGACCGCACTGATCGATAAACCACAGCGGCTTGTCTACCTGAGCTCCGGGATGCATCACGACGCAGACGCGAACCTGGACGACATCCTCTGGCGCAAACGTCGATGGAGCGGTTCCATGGCCTATGCCGAGAGCAAGTTGCATGACGCCATGCTGGCATTCGCAATCGCCCGCCGCTGGCCAGATGTTTTATCCAACTCGCTTGAGCCGGGCTGGGTGCCGACCAAAATGGGCGGCGCCGGTGCGCCCGACGACATGGATCAGGCACATCGCACGCAAGCATGGCTAGCGGCGGGCGACGATTCCAAGGCTCTTGTGACAGGCCGTTATTTCTACCACATGCGGCCGCTTGCCCCGAATCCGCAAGCGAAGGATGTCACTCTCCAAGAGCGCCTCATCGGACTGTGCGAAGAGCTGTCCGGCGTCAGTCTGCCGGCATAA
- a CDS encoding aldo/keto reductase, producing the protein MDYSTLGRSGLRVSRLSLGAMTFGAGSGIWGQIAGLDRAQAASLVAMAFDQGVNLIDTADAYSQGKSEQIVGQVIADLGLDETRMLVATKVRLRTGPGQNQVGLGRSHIMRSVEASLKRLGRDHIDLFQLHDRDALVPMQETLRALDDLVTQGKVRHIGVCNFSAGDLERVQGITAQTHRAAITSNQVYYSLAARDIEYEIASVARANDVALIVWSPLSGGYLSGKYTAGGDGAGKGRRANLDFPPIDPAKVDPIVLELRQVAAELGATPAQVALAWTLGRSEVTSITIGARSPEQIVNNLAAAQLVLSAEQRERLDCVSEPEKVYPYWMQQFHDRDRVLP; encoded by the coding sequence ATGGACTACAGTACGCTAGGCCGGTCTGGCCTGCGCGTCTCGCGCCTATCGCTGGGCGCGATGACATTTGGCGCGGGCAGCGGGATATGGGGACAGATAGCCGGGCTCGATCGAGCGCAGGCGGCCAGCCTTGTGGCGATGGCGTTCGACCAGGGTGTCAACCTGATCGATACCGCCGATGCCTATTCACAGGGAAAGTCGGAACAGATCGTAGGGCAGGTCATTGCCGATCTCGGCCTCGATGAGACGCGCATGCTGGTGGCGACCAAGGTCCGGCTGCGCACCGGCCCCGGGCAAAACCAGGTCGGCCTGGGCCGCTCGCACATCATGCGCTCGGTGGAGGCGAGCCTGAAACGCCTAGGCCGCGATCATATCGATCTGTTCCAGTTGCACGATCGCGATGCACTAGTGCCGATGCAGGAAACGCTGCGCGCCTTGGACGACCTGGTGACGCAAGGGAAGGTGCGCCACATCGGCGTGTGCAACTTCAGCGCGGGCGACCTGGAGCGCGTGCAGGGCATCACGGCGCAGACGCACAGGGCGGCCATTACCAGCAATCAGGTTTATTACTCGCTGGCGGCGCGCGATATCGAATACGAAATCGCGTCGGTAGCGCGGGCCAACGATGTCGCCCTGATTGTCTGGAGTCCTCTGTCGGGCGGATATCTGAGCGGAAAATATACGGCGGGAGGCGATGGCGCAGGGAAGGGGCGCCGCGCCAATCTCGATTTCCCGCCGATCGATCCGGCTAAAGTCGATCCCATCGTGCTCGAACTGCGGCAAGTGGCTGCCGAACTTGGCGCGACGCCGGCGCAAGTTGCATTGGCATGGACCCTGGGCCGGAGCGAAGTGACATCGATCACGATTGGCGCACGCTCGCCGGAACAGATCGTCAATAACCTGGCAGCGGCGCAACTGGTTTTGTCGGCCGAGCAACGGGAGCGTCTGGATTGTGTGTCGGAGCCGGAAAAGGTCTACCCGTACTGGATGCAGCAATTTCACGACAGGGATCGCGTATTGCCTTGA
- a CDS encoding LysR family transcriptional regulator, with protein MFDAMSMDQLRTFIAAAEEGSFSAAGRKLRRAQSVVSHTLANLELQVGFALFERTGRYPLLTEAGRALLADARAAVGGMDVFKARARTLAEGLEPELAVSVDVMFPIARLTEAVRAFHAAFPNTPLRLHVEALGAVVQPVLDGRCRVGIIGSLPDIPRDCDADYLLSVPAVYVVAANHPLAAFAGPIARAEAARHVQLVLTDRTILTQGREFGVISTHIWRLADLGAKHEFLRAGLGWGSMPQHMVEEDLRRGSLVRIELEDDPIQSFSFVMRAFYRRDAPPGPAGRWFVSKLKQY; from the coding sequence ATGTTCGACGCCATGTCTATGGACCAGCTGCGCACGTTCATCGCCGCCGCCGAAGAAGGCAGCTTTTCCGCCGCCGGCCGCAAATTGCGCCGGGCGCAATCTGTGGTCAGCCATACTCTGGCCAATCTGGAACTGCAAGTGGGGTTCGCCCTGTTTGAACGGACCGGCCGTTATCCGCTGTTGACCGAGGCCGGCCGCGCCCTGCTGGCCGACGCCAGGGCGGCCGTGGGCGGCATGGATGTGTTCAAGGCGCGGGCGCGCACCTTGGCTGAGGGCCTGGAGCCGGAACTGGCGGTCTCGGTCGACGTCATGTTTCCGATTGCACGCCTGACCGAAGCGGTGCGCGCATTCCATGCGGCTTTTCCCAATACACCGCTACGCCTGCATGTGGAAGCCTTGGGCGCTGTCGTCCAGCCGGTGCTGGATGGCCGCTGCCGGGTCGGCATCATCGGTTCGCTGCCGGATATTCCGAGAGACTGCGACGCCGATTATCTGCTGAGCGTACCCGCGGTATATGTAGTGGCGGCGAATCACCCGCTGGCGGCGTTCGCCGGGCCGATTGCGCGCGCCGAGGCGGCCAGACATGTGCAGCTGGTGCTGACCGACCGAACGATCTTGACCCAGGGTCGTGAATTCGGCGTGATATCGACACACATCTGGCGCCTGGCGGACCTGGGGGCGAAGCACGAATTCCTGCGCGCTGGGCTAGGGTGGGGCTCCATGCCGCAACATATGGTGGAAGAGGATCTGCGGCGCGGCAGCCTGGTGCGTATCGAACTGGAGGATGACCCGATACAGAGCTTCTCGTTCGTGATGCGGGCTTTTTATCGCCGCGATGCGCCGCCCGGGCCGGCTGGGCGATGGTTCGTCAGCAAGCTGAAGCAGTATTGA
- a CDS encoding NmrA family NAD(P)-binding protein, giving the protein MYAITGITGKVGGALAQALLAANLPVRAVVRDAAKGQAWAARGCEVALAEMDDAVSLAAAFKGVEGIFILPPSEFDPSPGFPEALLVINAVKAALEAAGPGKVVCLSTIGAQATQSNLLTQRTLMEQALGELSMPITFLRPGWFMENALWDVEPARSGVIPSFLQPLDKPVPMVATADVGRVAAELLQQDWSGRRIVELEGPHRVSPNDIAAAFAEILGHPVHAEAVPRETWGALFRSQGTKDPVPRIQMLDGFNEGWIEFEGDDAKVIKGEVELETVLRGLVAAG; this is encoded by the coding sequence ATGTACGCCATTACTGGAATTACCGGAAAAGTCGGCGGCGCACTCGCGCAAGCGCTACTCGCCGCGAATCTGCCTGTCCGCGCCGTTGTGCGCGACGCCGCCAAGGGCCAGGCCTGGGCGGCCCGCGGCTGCGAAGTCGCGCTCGCCGAGATGGACGATGCGGTGTCCCTGGCTGCCGCGTTCAAGGGCGTCGAGGGAATATTCATTCTGCCGCCGTCGGAATTCGACCCGTCGCCAGGTTTTCCCGAGGCGCTCTTGGTCATCAATGCGGTCAAGGCAGCACTCGAAGCGGCAGGTCCAGGCAAGGTGGTTTGCCTTTCGACGATTGGGGCACAGGCAACCCAATCAAACCTGCTCACGCAGCGCACACTCATGGAACAGGCGCTTGGCGAACTGTCGATGCCCATCACGTTCCTCAGGCCAGGCTGGTTCATGGAGAACGCGCTGTGGGATGTCGAGCCGGCACGCAGCGGCGTCATTCCGAGTTTTCTGCAACCCCTCGACAAACCGGTGCCGATGGTGGCGACGGCGGACGTCGGGCGAGTCGCGGCGGAATTGCTGCAACAAGACTGGAGCGGCCGACGCATCGTTGAACTGGAAGGGCCGCATCGCGTTTCGCCCAACGACATCGCGGCCGCGTTTGCGGAAATCCTTGGCCATCCGGTCCATGCCGAGGCGGTTCCGCGCGAGACCTGGGGTGCATTGTTCAGGTCGCAAGGCACGAAAGATCCTGTGCCGCGCATCCAGATGCTTGATGGATTCAACGAAGGCTGGATCGAATTCGAAGGCGACGATGCCAAGGTGATCAAGGGCGAAGTCGAACTTGAGACGGTCTTGCGAGGACTTGTCGCAGCTGGATAA
- the katG gene encoding catalase/peroxidase HPI: protein MSNEAKCPFHHAAGGGTTNKDWWPNQLRVDLLNQHSNKSNPLGEKFNYAEEFKKLDYKALKADLVKLMTDSQDWWPADFGHYGPQMIRMAWHATGTYRTLDGRGGGGRGQQRFAPLNSWPDNVNIDKSRRLLWPIKQKYGQRISWADLFVLTGNVALESMGFRTFGFAGGREDVWEPDLDVSWGAETTWLGTDKRFSGDRELDSNLSATHMGLIYVNPEGPDASGDYLAAAKDIRATFSRMAMDDEEIVALIAGGHTFGKAHGAAPESHKGAEPEGAGIEAQGLGWNSNFGSGHGKDTVSSGLEVTWTKTPALWSNNFFENLFKYEWELTHSPAGAKQWVAKDAEDIIPDAHIQGKFHKPTMLTTDLTLRFDPEFGKISKRFHEDPQAFAEAFARAWYKLTHRDMGPKARYLGPEVPSADLIWQDPLPAASHQPTASDIAELKAKIAASGLSVSELVSVAWASASTFRGGDKRGGANGARLALAPQKDWAVNQIAVKALPVLAGIQKASAKASLADVIVLAGSVGVEQAAKAAGVTLEVPFEPGRVDATQEQTDIASFAVLEPLADGFRNYKKGKIGAPTEALLIDKAQLLTLSAPELTALIGGLRVLGANADGSQHGVFTKQAGVLSNDFFVNLLDMGLTWTAVDGEAELFEGRDRKSSAVKYTGTRNDLIFGSNSVLRAYAEVYASADGQQKFIADFAAAWTKVMNLDRFDLA from the coding sequence ATGTCGAATGAAGCCAAGTGTCCCTTCCACCATGCCGCCGGCGGCGGCACGACCAACAAAGATTGGTGGCCCAATCAACTGCGAGTTGATTTGCTGAACCAGCATTCGAACAAGTCCAATCCGCTCGGAGAAAAATTCAATTACGCCGAGGAATTCAAGAAACTGGATTACAAAGCGCTCAAGGCTGATCTGGTCAAGCTCATGACCGACAGCCAGGACTGGTGGCCGGCCGATTTCGGCCACTACGGCCCGCAGATGATCCGTATGGCTTGGCATGCGACCGGCACCTACCGCACGCTTGACGGCCGCGGCGGCGGCGGTCGTGGGCAGCAACGGTTCGCACCCCTGAACTCCTGGCCTGACAACGTCAACATCGACAAGTCGCGCCGCCTGCTGTGGCCGATCAAACAGAAGTATGGCCAGCGGATTTCCTGGGCCGACCTGTTCGTCCTGACCGGCAATGTAGCGTTGGAATCGATGGGCTTCCGCACCTTTGGCTTTGCCGGCGGCCGTGAAGACGTATGGGAGCCAGACCTGGACGTGAGCTGGGGCGCCGAGACCACCTGGCTGGGGACCGACAAGCGTTTCAGTGGCGACCGCGAGCTGGACAGCAACCTTTCAGCCACTCACATGGGCCTGATCTATGTGAACCCGGAAGGCCCGGACGCCAGCGGCGATTACCTGGCCGCGGCCAAGGACATCCGCGCCACCTTCAGCCGCATGGCCATGGACGACGAGGAAATCGTTGCCTTGATCGCCGGCGGCCACACCTTCGGCAAAGCGCATGGCGCCGCGCCTGAATCGCACAAGGGCGCGGAACCGGAAGGCGCGGGCATCGAAGCCCAGGGCCTGGGCTGGAACAGCAACTTTGGCAGCGGCCACGGCAAGGACACCGTGTCCAGCGGCCTGGAAGTGACCTGGACCAAAACCCCGGCGCTGTGGAGCAACAATTTCTTCGAGAACCTGTTCAAGTACGAGTGGGAACTCACGCATTCGCCGGCAGGCGCCAAACAGTGGGTGGCCAAGGATGCCGAGGACATCATTCCCGACGCGCATATCCAAGGCAAGTTTCACAAACCCACCATGCTGACCACCGACCTGACCCTGCGCTTCGACCCGGAGTTCGGCAAGATATCCAAGCGCTTCCATGAAGACCCGCAGGCCTTTGCGGAAGCTTTTGCCCGCGCCTGGTATAAGCTGACCCACCGCGACATGGGCCCGAAAGCACGTTACCTTGGCCCCGAAGTGCCCAGCGCTGACTTGATCTGGCAAGACCCGCTGCCAGCCGCCAGCCACCAGCCCACGGCGTCTGACATCGCTGAACTCAAGGCCAAGATCGCGGCCTCGGGCCTGTCGGTGAGTGAACTGGTCTCGGTGGCCTGGGCCTCTGCCTCCACCTTCCGCGGCGGCGACAAGCGCGGCGGCGCCAATGGCGCACGCCTGGCCCTGGCCCCGCAGAAGGACTGGGCGGTCAACCAGATAGCCGTCAAGGCCCTGCCTGTCCTGGCCGGGATCCAGAAGGCATCGGCCAAGGCTTCGCTGGCCGACGTCATCGTGCTGGCCGGTAGCGTCGGCGTCGAGCAGGCGGCCAAGGCAGCCGGCGTCACGCTCGAAGTTCCGTTCGAGCCGGGCCGCGTAGATGCCACGCAGGAGCAGACCGATATCGCGTCCTTTGCCGTACTCGAGCCCCTGGCTGACGGTTTCCGCAACTACAAGAAGGGCAAGATCGGTGCGCCGACCGAAGCCTTGCTGATCGACAAGGCCCAGTTGCTGACCTTGAGCGCGCCGGAACTGACCGCGCTGATCGGCGGCCTGCGCGTACTCGGCGCCAACGCTGACGGCAGCCAGCATGGCGTGTTCACCAAGCAGGCGGGTGTGCTCAGCAACGACTTCTTCGTCAATCTGCTGGACATGGGGCTCACATGGACAGCAGTGGACGGCGAGGCCGAGCTGTTCGAAGGCCGGGATCGCAAGAGCAGTGCGGTAAAGTACACCGGCACCCGCAACGACCTGATCTTCGGCTCCAACTCGGTACTGCGCGCCTATGCCGAAGTCTATGCCAGCGCCGACGGCCAGCAGAAATTCATTGCTGACTTTGCCGCGGCCTGGACCAAGGTGATGAACCTGGACCGCTTCGACCTGGCGTAA
- a CDS encoding pirin family protein — protein sequence MQTLISNTAALPLPGTLREVLYRTRGTVHGGITRLVSPSDMGELIKPFVFLDLFKMSAGGPRMNLHPHSGIATVTVVFSGNTDYYETTGRRGSLPAGGVEWMQAGGGVWHGGQVGDAGHVEGFQLWLALPSQDENSPAQSRYLAPEEVQSEGPARVVLGKYGRAQSAIATSASINYLHVKLADGERWRYQPPADQTVAWVANSKGKLQVSGVTLEKEVAIFEESAAPLDFVAQGETEFVLGSAAKHPHELVLGYYSVHTSPATLQQGEAEIRRIGDGLRARGEI from the coding sequence ATGCAAACATTGATCAGCAACACCGCCGCCCTGCCGCTGCCGGGCACCCTGCGCGAAGTGCTGTACCGCACGCGCGGTACGGTGCACGGCGGCATCACGCGCCTGGTCAGCCCGTCCGACATGGGCGAACTGATCAAACCCTTTGTCTTTCTTGACCTGTTCAAGATGAGCGCCGGCGGTCCGCGCATGAACCTGCATCCGCACTCCGGCATCGCCACCGTGACCGTGGTTTTCTCAGGCAACACCGATTACTACGAGACAACCGGCCGCCGCGGCAGCTTGCCGGCCGGCGGCGTCGAATGGATGCAGGCCGGCGGCGGCGTCTGGCACGGCGGCCAGGTCGGCGATGCCGGCCACGTCGAAGGTTTCCAACTGTGGCTGGCCTTACCCAGCCAAGACGAAAACAGCCCGGCGCAGAGCCGCTACCTGGCGCCGGAGGAAGTCCAGTCCGAAGGACCGGCACGCGTCGTCCTTGGCAAATACGGCCGGGCGCAGAGCGCCATCGCGACCAGCGCATCGATCAATTACCTGCACGTCAAGCTGGCGGACGGCGAACGCTGGCGCTACCAGCCACCGGCCGACCAAACGGTCGCCTGGGTCGCCAACAGCAAGGGCAAGCTGCAGGTCTCGGGTGTGACTCTGGAGAAGGAGGTGGCGATCTTCGAAGAGTCCGCTGCACCGCTGGATTTCGTCGCACAAGGCGAGACCGAGTTCGTGCTCGGCTCCGCCGCCAAGCATCCGCACGAACTGGTGCTCGGTTATTACTCGGTACATACTTCGCCGGCGACGCTGCAGCAGGGTGAGGCGGAAATACGCCGCATCGGCGACGGCTTGCGCGCACGCGGCGAGATTTGA
- a CDS encoding nuclear transport factor 2 family protein, with the protein MNSQKNLQLAQQFLAKMGSGASADEIAALCTPDLDWNIPGDTGVLPWIGHKTGRKAISDFVRDTQTMVERVSFDIKDILANDDRAIILGHLQSRIITTGKLIDTTFAFVLTFSDTRIASFLMLEDSFAVSMAAQH; encoded by the coding sequence ATGAATTCGCAAAAAAACCTTCAGCTCGCCCAGCAGTTTCTGGCAAAAATGGGCTCAGGCGCCAGCGCCGACGAGATTGCCGCACTGTGCACGCCCGATCTCGACTGGAACATACCGGGCGACACCGGCGTGCTGCCTTGGATCGGCCACAAGACCGGACGCAAGGCAATATCGGATTTCGTCCGCGACACGCAAACCATGGTTGAGCGCGTCAGCTTCGACATCAAGGATATTCTCGCAAACGACGACCGGGCTATCATTCTCGGCCATTTGCAATCGCGGATCATCACCACCGGCAAGCTGATCGATACGACATTCGCGTTCGTCCTGACCTTCTCCGATACAAGGATCGCCAGCTTCCTGATGCTGGAAGACAGCTTTGCCGTATCGATGGCCGCGCAACACTGA
- a CDS encoding LysR family transcriptional regulator, translated as MDHLQAIRVFVRVVETGGFGRAALSLNMPNATASKWVKSLETHLGVKLLERNTRRVSVTTDGAAYYERMRQLLSELDDVEATLGREQANPRGVLRVDTGGSTASGILIPALPAFLARYPDIQVQLSVTDRTVDLVAENIDCAIRSSANDLDLVTHSVGKLAWTTCASPAYLAKYGTPKRPQDIVEGSMPVVGYFSATTGITQPLMFCRGREVITLERVRHDILVSESNAHLATALAGLGIVHTLDFMVRPFIEQKRLVPILVPWRPDPLAVYIAYPPSRRYSTKVRVFADWVAALFASA; from the coding sequence ATGGACCATTTGCAGGCTATCCGCGTCTTTGTCCGCGTTGTTGAGACCGGAGGTTTCGGACGCGCAGCCCTTTCTCTGAATATGCCGAATGCCACGGCGAGCAAATGGGTCAAATCGCTGGAAACGCATCTTGGCGTAAAACTGCTGGAACGGAATACGCGCCGGGTCAGTGTGACGACCGATGGAGCGGCTTACTATGAACGTATGCGGCAGCTGCTGAGCGAACTCGACGATGTCGAGGCCACGCTTGGCCGGGAGCAGGCAAACCCGCGCGGCGTGCTGAGAGTCGACACCGGCGGCTCGACCGCAAGCGGCATCCTCATTCCCGCATTGCCGGCTTTTCTTGCGCGCTATCCCGACATACAGGTTCAGCTCAGCGTCACCGACCGTACCGTGGATCTTGTGGCAGAAAACATAGATTGTGCAATCCGCAGCAGCGCCAATGACCTGGATCTCGTGACGCACTCGGTCGGGAAGCTCGCCTGGACCACATGCGCCAGTCCCGCTTATCTCGCAAAGTACGGCACGCCGAAGCGTCCGCAGGACATTGTGGAGGGCAGCATGCCCGTCGTCGGCTATTTTTCTGCAACGACGGGCATTACGCAGCCGCTGATGTTTTGCCGAGGCAGGGAGGTAATCACGCTTGAACGGGTACGCCATGACATTCTTGTCAGCGAGAGCAATGCCCACCTTGCTACTGCGTTGGCTGGCTTGGGGATCGTCCACACATTGGACTTCATGGTGCGCCCGTTCATCGAGCAAAAGAGGCTTGTGCCGATTCTCGTGCCATGGCGGCCGGATCCGCTTGCGGTCTATATCGCTTATCCGCCGAGCCGGAGATATAGCACCAAGGTGAGGGTGTTTGCAGATTGGGTTGCGGCACTGTTCGCGTCTGCGTGA